The following proteins are co-located in the Callospermophilus lateralis isolate mCalLat2 chromosome 8, mCalLat2.hap1, whole genome shotgun sequence genome:
- the LOC143405768 gene encoding broad substrate specificity ATP-binding cassette transporter ABCG2-like: MSSNNDQVVIPMLRRHTNGLPEMISTDGETITQGAVLSFHNICYRGQEKRGSLLRRRTVEKEILSNISGIVKPGLNAIMGPPGGGKSSLLDTLAAREDPCGLSGEVLINGVHQPANFRYNSGYMVQDDVVVHTLSVRENLQFSAALRLPTTMTNQEKDERLNYIIKELNLDGVANSKVRPRELQKRTSIAVELITDPAILFLDEPTNGLDPSTANTVFSLLKSISEQGRTIIFSIHQPRYSIFKLFDSLTLLASGKLMYHGPAQEALEYFESAGYSGEEYQNPADFFLDIINGNVPSINREEENEAEETEQLFQREKPVIEALAEFYANSAFYRDTEAELERLAGGRNSRSLAFREITCVTSFFHQLRWIFWRSFKNLLGFPSVTRRQVYATILLAAVVGGTFSVLKNDCTKIQNRFSWV; the protein is encoded by the exons ATGTCTTCTAATAATGACCAGGTTGTTATCCCAATGCTACGAAGACACACCAATGGTCTTCCTGAGATGATTTCTACTGATGGGGAGACAATTACCCAAGGAGCTGTGTTGAGTTTTCATAACATCTGCTATAgaggacaagagaagagaggctcTCTGCTCCGACGAAGAACAGTTGAGAAAGAAATACTATCGAATATCAG TGGGATCGTGAAACCTGGCCTCAATGCCATCATGGGACCCCCAGGTGGAGGCAAATCCTC GTTGTTAGATACCTTAGctgcaagggaagatccatgtggattATCTGGAGAAGTTTTGATAAATGGAGTACATCAGCCTGCGAATTTCAGATATAATTCAGGTTACATGGTACAA GATGATGTTGTGGTGCACACCCTGTCAGTGAGAGAAAACTTACAGTTCTCAGCAGCCCTTCGACTTCCAACAACTATGACAAATCAGGAAAAAGATGAGAGACTTAACTATATTATAAAAGAGTTAAATCTGGATGGAGTGGCAAATTCCAAG GTTAGACCTAGAGAATTACAAAAAAGGACTAGTATAGCTGTGGAGCTGATCACTGATCCTGCCATTTTGTTCCTGGATGAGCCAACAAATGGTCTAGACCCAAGCACTGCAAATACTGTTTTTTCACTCCTAAAAAG CATTTCTGAGCAGGGAAGAACAATCATCTTCTCCATTCATCAGCCTCGCTACTCCATCTTCAAGCTGTTTGACAGCCTCACCTTATTGGCCTCAGGAAAACTAATGTACCATGGTCCTGCCCAGGAGGCTTTGGAGTACTTTGAATCAGCAG GTTACTCTGGTGAGGAATACCAAAACCCTGCAGACTTCTTCCTAGACATCATTAATGGAAATGTCCCGTCTATAAACagagaggaagaaaatgaag CCGAGGAGACTGAACAGCTTTTCCAGAGAGAAAAACCAGTAATAGAagcattagctgagttttatgccAACTCAGCCTTCTACAGAGACACAGAAGCTGAATTAGAGCGTCTGGCAGGGGGTCGGAATAGCAGGAGTCTGGCCTTCAGGGAGATCACCTGTGTCACCTCCTTCTTTCATCAACTCAGGTGGATTTTCTGGCGTTCATTCAAAAACTTGCTGGGTTTCCCTTCGGTCACTCGTCGTCAG GTGTATGCCACAATCCTTCTGGCAGCAGTTGTAGGTGGCACTTTTTCGGTGCTCAAAAATGATTGTACTAAAATCCAGAATAG ATTTTCTTGGGTATAA